The DNA segment ATAATCGCGATCGGCGACAGTGAAAGTGATATTTGTATGATAAAGGATTGTGGAATTGGTATCTCATTTTGTTCATCGAATGAAACACTTAACATGGTAGCCAGCAAGACAATTACTGATAGAACATTTACTTCACTTACAGAATTCATTCAATAAAATTATATTTTAAATGAGAGCTATTATTGGCATACTGTCTTATCTGGCAATTGTAATGATTGCGGTAATAATAATGATTAATGAACTGATTAAAAACCGCAGAGAGAATTTAAAGTAAACTCTGCTGAAAATATTTTAAGCATAGATTAAGATAAGTGAGACTGACAAAACTCTATAAAGAGTTCTTTAGCAGTGAAAAAGCAGGAGGACTGATGCTGATTTTGGCAACAGTGATCTCACTTCTGCTGGCCAATTCTTCTTTACAGGATTCTTATGTAAGTCTCTGGAAATATGAATTTTCCGGGCATAGTATGGTACATTGGATTAATGATGGTCTGATGACCATATTTTTTTTATTGATTGGTTTGGAATTAGAACGTGAAATTTATAAAGGAGAGCTCTCAAGCTTTAAGAATGCCTCATTACCAATTTTTGGAGCAATAGGCGGAATGTTGATTCCAGCTGCAATTTTTCTGTTATTTAATTATGGTAAAGATACTCAGTCCGGGGCAGGTATACCAACTGCAACCGATATAGCTTTCGCAATCGGGATAATATCACTTTTAGGAAATCGTGTACCTGCAACACTAAAGATATTCCTTACAGCTCTTGCCGTTATTGATGATTTAGGTGCTATTATTATAATTGCCTTATTTTATACAGCCAGTGTTTCATTTATATATCTAATTCTGGCTCTGACTGTGTTTGTTGTTCTGTTAGGCTTTAATAAACTGAAAATTAATAATCTGGTTTTGTATTTAATTGGAGGTATTTTAATGTGGTTTTTTATGTCACGCTCCGGTGTCCATCCAACAATAACTGGTGTATTGCTGGCCTTTACAATTCCTTTTGGTGACGGGCTGGAGAAATCTCCTTCCTATATTCTTCAGCATATGCTCCATAAGCCGGTTGCTTTTCTTATTATCCCCTTGTTTGCACTCGCAAATACAGGAATCACTATCGGTAGCGACCTTATTGCCGGGTTAGGGAATGATTACAGTTTAGGTATTATTGCTGGCCTTATTGTAGGTAAACCTTTGGGAATCTGGCTCTTTTCAGTTATTGGTGTTAGTCTCGGTCTATGTTCATTACCTTCTGATGTCAAATGGACGAATATTCTGGGAATTGGTTTCCTGGGTGGTATAGGATTTACCATGTCTATTTTCATTTGTCTTCTTGCATTCGATAATCAGCGAATGATCGACACTGCTAAAATTGCAATACTTGCCGGATCATTACTTGCAGGTATATTTGGTCTGATCATTTTGAAACTTACACTTAAATCCCCGGCAAGTAATTATGAGTAAAAAAAGCCTTATTCTGAGTCTTGCTTTTATTTTTTCAGTGCTGCTTTTGTGAATATGTGTTCCGGAATATTCTGGTTAAATTTTATACTGGTCATAGTAAATTCTGTTCCATCACCTTCTTTTAGAGCGTCTTTGTAAATTATCTTCGTTGGAAACCATCTGCCCTGGATCTGTTTCACCTCAGAAAGTGTTGTTCTCTTAAGTAACTGGCCGCTTTTTGCGAACATTTCCTGTTTCAATGGTACAAACCGTTCAGCGTCAACCCAGATTTTCTGTTTAAAATAAGTAGCATCTTCGACTTTTGCAGTTAATTCAAGAACATAAGTTTTCCTGTCGTCAATTGTTTCATTCCCGGTTACTCTTGAAGAGTAGATCTCTGTCAGTTTTCGGTCATCCATCATATCTTCATAGGATAAATCTGAACCCATTACAGATTGCCTTAACATATGTCCTGAAATCTGAATTATCCTGTCGGTTGAAGGAGAGTAAATCCAAAGCTGATTACCCAGTTTCAGCATTTTAGTACCCATTTCCCTGGCGGGTGAAAGATATTCTGTAAATGATTGTTTATTCCCGGCTGAATAAGTTACAGATGTAATGTTTCTGCTTGTCCGGCGACCATGAATAATCATTTCAGATTCGAAAATTCTATTATTAGATGACATGTTTCTGTCAACTTTGTCTAGAATCTCCTGAGCATCCTGTGGAGCGAATGCAAAGAGAAAAACAGGTATTGATAGTAATATTATTTGTTTTTTCATTTTGGTTGATTATTTATTAATAGAAGATTCGAATATATATCAGATATATTCTAAGATTAAACTTCAAGTTCTTTAAACAGTCTTGAGGTTTTTCGCTTATAAATTGCCAGTCCGGCCAGTGCATTTCCCAAGACAGTTGCAATAACTCCGGGGAAAAACCCTATATAAAACAGTGCAGGGGATATTTTAGCCTTCAATACAGTCGGAATCATCATACCCATATTCTGTGTCACACTTCCAAGATTTAATCCATAGGTCTGGAGATACCAGGCAGCTACCAACCCGAGAGCAGTACCCAAAAGCGAACCAATTATTCCGATAAGAACAGCCTCAAGTATTGTAGTGCTATAAATATGCTTTTTCTCCTCGCCAAGGGCGAGCCTGATGCCGTATTCGCTGTATCTTCTCAATCCGCCAAGCAAGCCTGTGTTCCACAAAACTACCGACATGGCCAGAACAAAAATAATAATCATTATTGACCCAACATTTTCTGACATCATTAGGTACTGACCCATATCATTCTGATCAACCAGACGTAACATCTCCGGAGAAAATTCATCATTTATTGAACTGTACTGTGCATTGAATTTCTCCTTAACAGAAAGAGCTTTCAGATCATTATATTCTCTATCATTGAAATATCCAAGAATTTCACCTGATGCATCATTCATATCCAGTGCTTCCTGTGCATCGAGAATATCAATGAAGACAGCTCCCCTGTCGAGAAATGCATTTCCAAACCTCAGAGTCCCCGACACAACGAATGTCTTAAACATCATGCTGCCATTCATCGTCGAACCAAAAAGTGTGATCTCATTGCCAACAGATACGTCAAACTTCTCAGCAAAATCGTCGCTTATAAGTGCTTCTCCTCTTTTAGCAGGCATAGAACCCTTGACCAATGATTTTCCTACATTCATTCTCTCAGGTTCAGATGAGCCGGAGGAGAGAAGATCAATTGCCGTTCCGGCGGCTGGTCCCTGACCTCTTGTTTCACCATTTTCGTCAGGAACATCAAGGAGTCCTCCGAAATGGATTCTTTCAACCCATTCCATATCAGGGAATTCTGATTTCAATTCACTTTTTAGAGAGCTTACATTAATTAACGCAAGATCGTTAGGCATCTGGTCCTGGTTTTCAGCGTATGCTCTGGTCATAATTTTTACATGTCCGGTGGTGAATCTGGCACTTAAATCGATCATATCGCTGAATACTCCGCTCAGGTAGCCACTCAGAAATACAGTCAGAAATACACCTGCAGCAACTACTATTACCGGTAGCAGGCTCCTGCTCTTATCGCGGATAATACCTTTTAATATAAATTTTATCATTGCAGTTTCCCTTTTAATGCATCAGTTGGTTTCATCTTAGATATTTTTCGAGAAGGCAGGTAACTTACAACAGTCGCTGACATAACTACAAGGATTATAGTTGAGGCAATAAGTTTCAGACTATAGTAAGGGTATATTGTCTCAGCAAGTGTGATGTTCATATCCTGTCCAATACCAAAGCTGATTCCGGTCTTGTTTATTACAAGCAGGAGAGGAATACCATACAGTGCACCGAGCAGAGTTGCCAGGATGCTGTGAGTCCCTCCTTCAACTGTAAAAATTCCAACAACCTGATAACGAGTCATTCCGAGTGCTATGTAGGTTCCAATTTCTTTTTGCCGGCGGAAGATAGAGAGAACCTGAGTATCAAATATTGCAATCAGTGCAATTAACAGGAGGAATATCTGCATAATGCTTGCACCAACCCTTTTTGAAAGGATTAGTTTATCAAAATCAGCTAATAGAAAACTGAGATCCCTGAATATCCAGTTTTCCGGATTTTTATTTATATAGTTTTCTCCTGTTACAAGGTAGGTTGCCTCATTTTGCATCCCCATCATTTTTTGAAGAACCCCAATAGGCAGGTATACTTGTCCGTTGTCGGCTTCAGGAACATCACAATTGAAAATCTCAGATATATTCACTTCACGGGCATCAAAAGTCCCGTTTTTGTCACGCCATCGTATCAACAGTTTATCTCCTTTTTTCAGGTTTGCTGATTCAGCAAATCTTTTTCCTATAATCGCATTATCCTGACTAATTTCAGTTATTAAGGACTGAGAGGGAAGAGAGAGAATTGTTTGTTCAGGATCTATCCCTTTCAGTATTACACCTAAGGATCTGCCCTGCGGGAAAGCAGTAGCCTGGGCGACCAGTACGGGAACAAGATTTTTTTTCTCCACTTCTGCAACAATCTCCGGCGATAAGACATTGTGCGAATCCTGAAAAGTATATGGATCAAAACGATCAAAACCGGGATGCCATAATTGGCCTGCACCTGTAACCCAGGCAATTGTGTCATTCCTCCCCTGACGGTTCCATCCGTCGAGCATGCCATTGTAGAATATTATAATCACGAAGGCAAATGAGAGAACCGAAACATTAAGCCATGTTCTCAACCCGGCACCCATAAGATTTTTTAATGCTAATTTGAATGCTAACATTGTACTAAGATTTTGAAGCAGTTATAATTTCATCTTTTACTACCTTTCCATCATCCAGGGAGATGATGCGGTTGAGATAATTCATTACTTTTTCATCATGTGTGGCAAAAATAAAGGTTGTCTTAAGCTCTCTGTTAAGTTTTTTCATTGTCTGGAGAATATGATGAGAGTTATTTGAATCGAGGTTGGCAGTCGGTTCGTCTGCAAGAACAATCTCAGGTCTCTTTACCATAGAGCGGGCTATCGCAACACGCTGGCATTCACCTCCGGACAACATTGCAGGTTTTGAGTGAATCTTTTCTGTTAGTCCAACCCATTCAAGAGCATCCATTACTGCCTTCTTCCTGTCTGAACCTGTCATTTTCTGAAGGAGTAAAGCGAACTCTACATTTTCGTAAACAGTATATACCGGAAGGAGGTTATAAGTTTGAAATATAAAGCCGATATGATGGTTTCTGAGTTTTGCTGACTGTTTATGTGTAAGCAACGAGACAGATTTTCCAAGTACATATACTGCTCCTTCAGAAGGGGTATCGAGTGAGCCAATAATATTCAGAAGAGTTGTTTTTCCTGATCCGCTGGGTCCCACAAGACCGGCAAATTCACCAGTTCCCAAACTTAAATTTATTCCCTTAAGTGCCGTAAAATCAGCCTTACCAACAGGGAACCGTTTTGTAAGATTTTCAATTTTAATTATAGAAGAATTTTCCATATTTTATCAATTAGTGATTCATTACCAGCATTATCTGAATTCCTTTTCCGGCAAACAGGTTCTGTCCTTCTCCCTGAAGAGGTATTTTATAGATCCCTGGATTCCAGAATCCAATCAGAAAGAGAGAGAGGTTATTGAACTGTTTTTGCCAGTTTATAAAGTTATATGTTCGGTTGTTTTTCCAGTCATAATATAAAATTCCGCTCAGATTGTCAAAAAGCCCGATAGGATATGATAAGGTAAACAGAGAAAATGAATTTGTATTCTGAAACCGGAAAGCGCTTTCATCATATGCTGAAAGTAGTTGCTCATAAGCCATATACAGCCCGTTACCTAAGTCAAATGTATAATCTATTCCGGCATTTAGTATCTCATGATTTGTGAAAGGACCAAGTTCTTGATTCTTATTTACCCATGATCCCTCGAACCATAAGCCCGTTACCAGATCGAGTTTAATATCAAAGCCGATCCTGTTTTCAACTACCTCATTGTACTCAGGCATGACTAGTCCGGAATTTCTTGTATCCGCTATTCGGTGATGATAAGAGATGGCTGCTTCACCTTTTGGAACAGGCACCTGAATTCTTCCCCCAA comes from the Bacteroidales bacterium genome and includes:
- the nhaA gene encoding Na+/H+ antiporter NhaA, coding for MRLTKLYKEFFSSEKAGGLMLILATVISLLLANSSLQDSYVSLWKYEFSGHSMVHWINDGLMTIFFLLIGLELEREIYKGELSSFKNASLPIFGAIGGMLIPAAIFLLFNYGKDTQSGAGIPTATDIAFAIGIISLLGNRVPATLKIFLTALAVIDDLGAIIIIALFYTASVSFIYLILALTVFVVLLGFNKLKINNLVLYLIGGILMWFFMSRSGVHPTITGVLLAFTIPFGDGLEKSPSYILQHMLHKPVAFLIIPLFALANTGITIGSDLIAGLGNDYSLGIIAGLIVGKPLGIWLFSVIGVSLGLCSLPSDVKWTNILGIGFLGGIGFTMSIFICLLAFDNQRMIDTAKIAILAGSLLAGIFGLIILKLTLKSPASNYE
- a CDS encoding outer membrane lipoprotein-sorting protein, with the translated sequence MKKQIILLSIPVFLFAFAPQDAQEILDKVDRNMSSNNRIFESEMIIHGRRTSRNITSVTYSAGNKQSFTEYLSPAREMGTKMLKLGNQLWIYSPSTDRIIQISGHMLRQSVMGSDLSYEDMMDDRKLTEIYSSRVTGNETIDDRKTYVLELTAKVEDATYFKQKIWVDAERFVPLKQEMFAKSGQLLKRTTLSEVKQIQGRWFPTKIIYKDALKEGDGTEFTMTSIKFNQNIPEHIFTKAALKK
- a CDS encoding FtsX-like permease family protein, which encodes MIKFILKGIIRDKSRSLLPVIVVAAGVFLTVFLSGYLSGVFSDMIDLSARFTTGHVKIMTRAYAENQDQMPNDLALINVSSLKSELKSEFPDMEWVERIHFGGLLDVPDENGETRGQGPAAGTAIDLLSSGSSEPERMNVGKSLVKGSMPAKRGEALISDDFAEKFDVSVGNEITLFGSTMNGSMMFKTFVVSGTLRFGNAFLDRGAVFIDILDAQEALDMNDASGEILGYFNDREYNDLKALSVKEKFNAQYSSINDEFSPEMLRLVDQNDMGQYLMMSENVGSIMIIIFVLAMSVVLWNTGLLGGLRRYSEYGIRLALGEEKKHIYSTTILEAVLIGIIGSLLGTALGLVAAWYLQTYGLNLGSVTQNMGMMIPTVLKAKISPALFYIGFFPGVIATVLGNALAGLAIYKRKTSRLFKELEV
- a CDS encoding ABC transporter permease; amino-acid sequence: MLAFKLALKNLMGAGLRTWLNVSVLSFAFVIIIFYNGMLDGWNRQGRNDTIAWVTGAGQLWHPGFDRFDPYTFQDSHNVLSPEIVAEVEKKNLVPVLVAQATAFPQGRSLGVILKGIDPEQTILSLPSQSLITEISQDNAIIGKRFAESANLKKGDKLLIRWRDKNGTFDAREVNISEIFNCDVPEADNGQVYLPIGVLQKMMGMQNEATYLVTGENYINKNPENWIFRDLSFLLADFDKLILSKRVGASIMQIFLLLIALIAIFDTQVLSIFRRQKEIGTYIALGMTRYQVVGIFTVEGGTHSILATLLGALYGIPLLLVINKTGISFGIGQDMNITLAETIYPYYSLKLIASTIILVVMSATVVSYLPSRKISKMKPTDALKGKLQ
- a CDS encoding ABC transporter ATP-binding protein; this encodes MENSSIIKIENLTKRFPVGKADFTALKGINLSLGTGEFAGLVGPSGSGKTTLLNIIGSLDTPSEGAVYVLGKSVSLLTHKQSAKLRNHHIGFIFQTYNLLPVYTVYENVEFALLLQKMTGSDRKKAVMDALEWVGLTEKIHSKPAMLSGGECQRVAIARSMVKRPEIVLADEPTANLDSNNSHHILQTMKKLNRELKTTFIFATHDEKVMNYLNRIISLDDGKVVKDEIITASKS